A portion of the Legionella antarctica genome contains these proteins:
- a CDS encoding Tn3 family transposase, translated as MHTTIEITEDQLAIDWTLTESDIQFINKTANQSIKFAALLCHLRAYGRFIGKDDTVPFIALSYLAKQLGQPLSVFPVFDKNSHSYIQQEKIRNYLGYTEFNEAAQLRLEEWLVILLRQETMDKKQLIALAINHLKASRVELPSSLVLGRLISQKVNKAVEGFHRSIAESLAPGKRKELYQLITPKHKEAYAQLAELRTSPQNANSEVMNKYLDYFDQIEQLGILDCNLSAIHPEVITELAQKGRYYDAAQLRDMASKLKQEAIIICFLHETAKTILDYLVYVYKRIFLDINRHATHEVTAEREKVSRRNKGKFKPASEFIKQAYSQASVGQLTLMEFVTQFNEDTMLETASACEAIDKLESSGVTDHIVNRFSYVRKFSKRFLNLKLGASVGLSSLMEALELLRQLHNGEIKKLPAVVPTDFLPKMWKDVVFDENGEIKAHHWEMGFYYVLKKKISAGDVYLSKSRNNRYFWDTVYGEQPWENEREQQYLKLALPNDFDTLLETLRGEYHRVATNASKSLPTNDFVTINEGKFCFTKEDALVIPPEVVKLRKLIQSRMPAIRIEKLLAEVAKMSGCMEGFTPFYAHTQPIKFPLKPLLAAILAHATNIGLFGMGTSAVGISIDALTNASHVYLRQDSIKEVNRRLINHLLTYPISAEMTDGSYSTSDGERYPIERKFFLSSYYPRYYGYYERAISIYTHVTKDGVFGTQVISTGEREASFVLTGLLENDTLLNPEFHSTDTHGFTEHLFALLYLNGFSFHPRLKDLAEQNIYKIDDAMSYGDLDEVFHGTVDIELIRKYWDQIVRIVASLKNGLAPAHVIIQKLANRTDNVSKAIRALGRIIKSIYILRYIADQDLRYTVHLHLNHGESRHHLAKKLFFLNRGAFKTSDYEEIMNKASCLSLVSNAVLVWNTHHIQQIVDELRAEGLDIPSEHLQKISALMFKHIQIYGTYHFEDI; from the coding sequence ATGCACACCACGATTGAGATTACGGAAGATCAGTTAGCTATTGACTGGACACTCACTGAAAGTGATATCCAGTTTATTAACAAAACCGCAAATCAAAGTATTAAATTTGCCGCTCTTCTTTGCCACTTAAGGGCTTATGGGCGATTTATTGGAAAAGACGATACAGTACCTTTTATCGCATTAAGTTATCTTGCCAAACAATTGGGGCAACCACTTTCAGTTTTTCCTGTATTTGATAAAAACTCACATAGTTATATTCAGCAAGAAAAAATTCGTAATTATCTTGGATATACTGAGTTTAACGAGGCCGCGCAACTTCGATTAGAGGAGTGGCTTGTGATTCTCTTACGCCAAGAAACCATGGACAAAAAACAACTGATTGCCCTGGCTATTAATCACTTAAAAGCGAGCCGCGTTGAGTTGCCTTCCTCCTTAGTATTAGGCCGCCTGATAAGCCAAAAAGTAAATAAAGCGGTTGAGGGATTTCATCGAAGTATTGCAGAAAGCTTAGCTCCTGGTAAACGAAAAGAATTGTATCAATTAATCACACCAAAACACAAAGAAGCCTATGCTCAATTAGCGGAACTTAGAACATCGCCTCAGAATGCCAATAGCGAGGTCATGAATAAGTACCTTGACTATTTTGACCAAATTGAACAGTTAGGGATTCTGGACTGCAATCTGTCAGCAATACACCCTGAGGTCATCACTGAACTGGCTCAAAAAGGTCGCTACTATGATGCCGCCCAGCTACGTGATATGGCTTCTAAATTAAAACAAGAAGCCATCATTATTTGTTTTTTGCATGAAACGGCTAAAACCATTCTTGATTACCTTGTTTATGTATATAAGCGAATATTTTTGGACATTAATCGACACGCTACCCATGAAGTAACCGCCGAGCGCGAGAAAGTATCCAGACGAAACAAAGGAAAATTTAAACCAGCTAGTGAGTTCATTAAACAGGCTTATTCCCAAGCATCAGTTGGGCAGTTAACCCTCATGGAATTTGTGACCCAGTTTAATGAAGACACGATGCTTGAAACAGCCAGTGCCTGTGAGGCCATCGATAAGCTGGAGTCCTCTGGAGTTACCGATCATATCGTTAACCGATTTTCTTATGTCAGGAAATTTTCAAAACGATTTTTAAACTTAAAGCTTGGCGCAAGTGTTGGGTTAAGTTCATTAATGGAGGCCCTTGAGCTTCTTCGTCAACTTCACAATGGCGAAATTAAAAAACTTCCTGCTGTTGTGCCAACAGACTTTCTGCCAAAAATGTGGAAGGATGTGGTGTTTGATGAGAATGGGGAAATCAAAGCCCATCACTGGGAAATGGGTTTTTATTACGTCCTCAAGAAAAAAATCAGCGCGGGTGATGTTTATCTTTCAAAAAGTCGTAATAATCGTTATTTTTGGGACACGGTTTATGGTGAGCAGCCCTGGGAAAACGAGCGAGAACAACAGTACCTTAAGCTTGCGCTACCCAATGATTTTGATACACTTCTGGAGACACTACGGGGGGAATATCATCGAGTAGCCACAAATGCCAGTAAGAGTTTACCCACTAATGATTTTGTAACGATTAATGAGGGTAAATTTTGTTTCACCAAAGAGGATGCCCTGGTTATTCCACCTGAAGTGGTCAAATTACGTAAGTTAATACAGTCCAGGATGCCTGCCATTAGAATTGAGAAACTCTTGGCAGAAGTCGCCAAAATGTCAGGCTGCATGGAAGGATTTACTCCTTTTTATGCACACACGCAACCGATTAAATTTCCATTAAAGCCATTGCTTGCGGCAATCCTTGCGCATGCAACCAATATTGGGCTGTTTGGAATGGGAACCAGCGCTGTTGGCATCAGCATTGATGCGCTGACCAACGCATCTCATGTTTATCTACGACAAGACAGCATCAAAGAGGTTAATCGTCGATTAATTAATCATTTATTGACTTATCCAATCAGTGCGGAAATGACGGATGGCTCTTATTCAACCTCGGATGGTGAGCGTTACCCCATTGAGAGAAAGTTTTTTCTCTCCTCTTATTATCCAAGATACTACGGATATTATGAGCGTGCGATTTCTATCTATACGCACGTGACAAAAGATGGTGTCTTTGGTACGCAGGTTATTTCAACTGGTGAAAGAGAAGCCTCTTTTGTGCTCACGGGGTTATTAGAGAATGATACTCTGCTCAATCCTGAGTTTCATAGCACGGACACACATGGCTTTACTGAGCATCTCTTTGCTCTGCTCTATTTAAATGGGTTTTCTTTTCATCCAAGGCTTAAGGATTTAGCTGAGCAAAATATTTATAAAATTGATGATGCAATGAGCTATGGTGATTTGGATGAAGTGTTTCATGGTACAGTGGATATTGAACTTATTCGTAAATATTGGGATCAAATTGTCCGTATTGTCGCCTCATTAAAGAATGGCCTGGCTCCAGCCCATGTAATAATCCAGAAATTAGCCAATCGAACTGATAATGTATCCAAAGCAATAAGAGCTTTGGGACGTATCATTAAATCCATTTATATTTTACGTTATATTGCAGATCAAGATCTTCGTTATACAGTTCATTTACACCTCAATCATGGTGAGTCAAGACACCATCTGGCCAAAAAATTATTTTTTCTCAACAGAGGAGCCTTTAAAACCAGCGATTATGAGGAAATTATGAATAAGGCCAGCTGTTTAAGTTTGGTATCCAATGCTGTTTTAGTATGGAATACCCATCACATACAACAGATAGTTGACGAACTTCGAGCAGAAGGACTTGATATTCCAAGCGAGCACTTACAAAAAATATCCGCGCTAATGTTTAAGCACATTCAAATTTATGGCACCTATCATTTTGAGGATATTTAA
- a CDS encoding type II toxin-antitoxin system HicA family toxin yields the protein MKAKHKKVLHSIFETPVNASIIWKDIESLLVSLGAELSEGRGSRVRIALNGVRAVFHRPHPKKEADKGAVVSMRRLLKEAGVEPC from the coding sequence ATGAAAGCTAAACATAAAAAAGTGCTGCACAGCATATTTGAAACGCCAGTGAATGCCAGCATTATCTGGAAGGATATCGAGTCGTTGCTTGTTAGCTTGGGCGCTGAATTATCCGAGGGGCGCGGATCACGAGTACGTATAGCGCTGAATGGTGTTCGGGCTGTTTTTCATCGACCTCATCCTAAAAAAGAGGCCGATAAGGGAGCAGTTGTTTCAATGAGGCGTTTACTGAAAGAAGCAGGAGTAGAGCCATGTTAA
- a CDS encoding type II toxin-antitoxin system HicB family antitoxin yields MLNYKGYLGHVEFDDENELFVGEVINTKDVITFQADTAHGLKQAFVESIDDYIDFCHERNEKPEKPFSGKFNLRISPELHREAYVAAKHSGMSLNSWVCDVLKHAV; encoded by the coding sequence ATGTTAAATTATAAAGGTTATCTTGGTCATGTAGAGTTTGATGATGAAAATGAACTCTTTGTTGGCGAAGTCATTAATACCAAAGATGTCATTACGTTCCAGGCTGATACAGCGCATGGGCTAAAACAGGCATTTGTTGAGTCAATAGATGATTATATTGACTTTTGTCATGAGCGAAATGAAAAACCAGAAAAACCGTTTTCAGGGAAATTCAATCTGAGAATTTCTCCAGAGCTCCATCGTGAGGCCTATGTAGCAGCCAAACATTCTGGCATGAGCCTAAACTCATGGGTGTGTGATGTGTTGAAGCATGCTGTTTAA
- a CDS encoding HesA/MoeB/ThiF family protein, with product MPSERYCRQINLLGEENQLKLAEASVLVIGVGGIGSPALMYLVAGGIGKVGFIDYDFVTLSNLHRQILYTEHDIGSTKSSIAYQKLSSINSETNLIEYNSKLNIEIANTIIDMGPHVWNKIKEK from the coding sequence ATGCCATCAGAACGCTATTGTAGACAAATTAATCTTCTTGGGGAAGAAAACCAGCTTAAATTAGCGGAAGCTTCTGTTTTAGTAATTGGAGTCGGAGGAATAGGCTCCCCAGCTCTTATGTACTTGGTGGCTGGTGGCATTGGGAAAGTAGGTTTTATTGACTATGATTTCGTGACTCTGTCTAATTTACATAGACAAATTCTATACACAGAACATGATATTGGGAGCACCAAATCATCTATTGCTTACCAAAAACTAAGCTCCATAAACTCAGAAACAAATTTAATTGAATACAATTCAAAATTAAATATTGAAATTGCAAATACTATTATTGATATGGGTCCGCATGTCTGGAACAAAATTAAGGAAAAATAA
- a CDS encoding IS3 family transposase, whose protein sequence is MNFSLDEKRVMIDPLAELTIREQCLLLDLPVSSYYYSAKPISVEDEALMALLDEHYLQYPCEGKIKRARWLSKEVGYPVGKRRVKKLMEMMGLSTVYPKPNTSVPNKEHEVFPYLLKEVDITKPNQVWAADITYIRMKGKHVYLVAIMDWYSRYVIGWAISPTMEAEFCIEALRNALLHSRCEIFNTDQGSQFTSKDWINTLKSHHISISMDGRGRYLDNIFIERLWRSVKQEKIYRYDFDTIEEVELALTEYFEYYNNRRLHQSFNYLTPAEVYYGRKRP, encoded by the coding sequence ATGAACTTTAGTCTGGATGAAAAGCGCGTCATGATTGATCCTCTTGCCGAGCTCACCATTCGTGAACAATGCTTGCTATTAGACTTGCCTGTTTCAAGTTATTATTATAGTGCCAAGCCCATTTCTGTCGAAGATGAAGCGCTTATGGCGCTACTTGATGAGCACTATCTGCAGTATCCATGTGAAGGTAAAATTAAGCGGGCAAGATGGCTGTCAAAAGAAGTAGGCTATCCTGTTGGTAAACGTCGAGTAAAAAAGTTGATGGAAATGATGGGGTTATCGACTGTTTACCCAAAGCCAAATACAAGCGTTCCCAATAAGGAGCATGAGGTGTTCCCTTATTTATTAAAAGAGGTGGATATCACCAAACCAAATCAGGTTTGGGCCGCAGATATCACCTACATCCGCATGAAAGGAAAGCATGTGTATTTAGTAGCTATTATGGACTGGTATAGTCGTTATGTGATTGGATGGGCTATTTCACCTACTATGGAGGCTGAATTTTGTATTGAGGCGCTTAGAAACGCTTTGCTGCATTCGCGTTGTGAGATCTTTAACACGGATCAGGGTTCTCAATTTACCTCAAAAGATTGGATAAATACGCTAAAATCTCACCACATTTCTATCAGCATGGATGGGCGAGGACGTTATTTAGATAATATATTTATCGAGCGATTGTGGCGTAGTGTTAAGCAAGAAAAAATCTACCGGTATGATTTTGATACAATTGAAGAGGTTGAGCTGGCCTTAACGGAGTATTTTGAGTATTATAATAACCGAAGGCTTCACCAGTCCTTTAATTATTTAACGCCCGCAGAGGTGTATTATGGCCGGAAAAGACCATAA
- a CDS encoding transposase — MSKKRAYYTAAKKAKITLAAIEGKLTQAQITSEYGVHATQVKTWKQSAIKAINDLFSGANEKEAKSQEQLVEALYQEIGRLQAQLSWLKKKHEL, encoded by the coding sequence ATGTCTAAAAAGCGAGCTTATTATACGGCGGCCAAGAAGGCAAAAATAACGCTAGCTGCGATTGAGGGGAAACTCACACAAGCGCAAATTACCAGTGAATACGGTGTTCACGCAACGCAGGTAAAAACTTGGAAGCAATCGGCCATCAAAGCCATTAACGATTTATTCTCTGGGGCTAATGAAAAAGAAGCCAAGTCCCAAGAGCAGCTTGTTGAGGCATTATATCAAGAAATTGGTCGACTTCAAGCGCAGCTATCTTGGCTAAAAAAAAAGCATGAACTTTAG
- a CDS encoding ThiF family adenylyltransferase, translating to MSRKPRLYYIPHYDLIIDGSDNFKTRYLVNDICCQLNKSFISSSILGIPANVITDYRLA from the coding sequence GTGTCCAGAAAACCGCGCCTATATTATATTCCTCACTACGATTTAATTATTGATGGCTCCGATAATTTTAAAACTCGTTATTTAGTTAATGATATATGCTGCCAATTGAATAAATCGTTCATTAGCTCAAGTATTTTGGGTATTCCTGCGAACGTGATCACCGATTATCGCCTAGCGTGA
- the istB gene encoding IS21-like element helper ATPase IstB — translation MNNESVLEQMRQLKMTGMQEGFREQQSQPKHADLSFEERLSLLLDREILRRDNNRVQSLQRRAKLRQSAAIEDVCYKNKRGLEKAKVMALAKCDFVRHHQNLLITGPTGCGKTYLSCAIGNQACRLGYKVRYLLLTRFLEEMSISHADGSYAKLMTQLHKDDVLILDDFGLTAINAAQRHDLFNLIEDRYQLKSTIITSQFPVAKWHEYLGEPTIADAILDRISENAHRIELNGESMRKKEIASS, via the coding sequence ATGAACAATGAATCCGTATTAGAACAAATGAGACAACTAAAAATGACGGGCATGCAGGAGGGCTTTCGTGAACAACAAAGCCAACCCAAACACGCCGACTTAAGCTTTGAAGAGAGGTTAAGTCTCTTGTTGGACCGCGAAATACTACGCAGAGACAATAATCGTGTGCAGAGTTTACAGCGGCGAGCAAAACTCAGGCAATCTGCAGCCATTGAAGATGTTTGTTATAAAAATAAGAGGGGTTTGGAAAAGGCAAAAGTGATGGCTCTTGCTAAATGTGACTTTGTTCGTCACCATCAAAATTTACTTATAACCGGACCTACCGGCTGCGGGAAAACATATCTTTCATGCGCTATCGGAAACCAAGCTTGCCGTCTAGGTTATAAAGTTCGCTATTTATTGTTAACGCGATTTTTAGAAGAAATGAGCATCTCACATGCCGATGGAAGCTATGCCAAGTTAATGACGCAATTACACAAGGATGATGTACTGATTCTTGATGACTTTGGATTAACAGCAATCAATGCAGCACAACGCCACGACTTGTTTAATCTTATTGAAGATCGGTATCAGCTAAAATCGACCATTATTACAAGCCAGTTTCCTGTGGCTAAATGGCATGAGTATTTAGGTGAGCCAACCATCGCCGATGCCATACTCGATCGCATCTCTGAAAATGCACATCGAATAGAACTCAACGGAGAGTCCATGAGAAAAAAAGAAATTGCTTCATCGTGA